The genomic stretch GACGTGCTGAAAGATAAAAGCGCCACCGCTATTTATGGGGAAAAAGCCAAAAACGGGGTGGTGCTGGTCACTACTAAAAAAGCAGCCGGGACAGCCGATATACATATCCAGACCAAACCAACACCCCAGGCCGGGCCTGTACAGCTTTCTGACGACCTGTGCCGGTTTGGAGGCCTGTTGATCATTAATGATAAGAAATTTGACTGCTCCAAGGGAAAAAGCCCTGATATCAGGCCCGAGCAGATTGAATCCATCAATATCTATAAGGACAGCGTGGCTGTAGCCAAATATGGTCCGGAAGGCGCCAAAGGCGTGATCAGCATCAAATTGAAGTAATAAACCGGTAAAAACCGGAAAAAGGGCAGGCCGGGGTCTGCCCTTTTTTCTGCCCCAAAGGGCCCGGAAGGGAGTTTGCAGGGAATGCTTTTTACTGTAGCTTTGCCACCCCCACGGTCCGGTCAGTCTGTTTACAGGGATCTCCGGCGGTGGGCAACCTGAAACAATCATTCAAAACCTGTAAGAATTTTATGGCAACTACAGCAGATATCAGTCGTGGCCTGATCATCAAATTGGACGGTAGTCTGTATACCGTAGTGGAGTTCGGAGAGAACAAAACGGCCCGCGCAGCGGCCAAGGTATGGGCTAAACTGAAAGGTCTTGACAACTCCCGCAGTATTGAAAAGACCTGGAACTCCGGCGATAATATCTTCCCCGTACGCGTGGAAAGGAAGAATTATCAATACCTCTACAAGGACGATTCCGGCTATAATTTCATGGACAGTGAAACCTTCGAGCAGATTGCTGTGGAGGAAAAGCTGGTGGATGCTCCCCAGTTCCTGAAAGAAGCCCAGGAAGTTTCCGTACTGATCAACACCGAGACCGAAATGCCCATGAGCGTGGAGCTGCCGGACAAGATTGTACTGAAAGTGACCTATTCTGAGCCGGGCGTTAAAGGCGATACCGCCACCCGCACCCTGAAACCTGCTACCGTGGAAACAGGCGCCACCGTCAACGTGCCCCTGTTTGTCAATGAAGGGGAACTGATCCGTGTCAATACCAAGACCGGCGAATATGTTGAACGGGTTAAAGAATAAGATTACCCTGCTGGACGGCCCTGGCAAGCCCATGGCTGAACACTGAAAGTCAATATATATATGGATAACAGTGGTCCTGTTATCCATTTTTTTATACTACTCCGGCGGTTTGCCTTTTATGACGATTTTAGGATAATTTACTACGTAATCCTTATCTTAGCCGCCTGTTTTTCTGATATAACCGTCAAAAATTTATTTACAGATGGATTTTAAACAAATTCAGGAGTTGATCAAAATGATCAACAAATCCAACATCGGCGAAGTGACCATTGAGGAGAAAGGATTTAAACTAACGATCAAACAAAAAGAAGAACCTGTACAAAATGTGATTGCACCCATACAATCACCCATAGCGATGCCTGCTTATGCACCTGCTGCACAACCCCAGGCTGCTATCCCTGCTACCGAGAAACCTGCTAAAGCTGCTGAAGCGGCTGCTGATAACCTGCTGACCATCAAGAGCCCGATGATCGGGACCTTCTACCGCAGCTCTGCCCCCGGCAAACCTGTTTTTGTGGAACCCGGAGATGAGATTACCCCCGGCAAAGTAGTCTGCATTATTGAGGCCATGAAGCTGTTCAATGAAATTGAGAGCGAGATCAAAGGGCGCATTGTGAAGATCCTGGTGGATGACGCTTCCCCGGTTGAATACGATCAACCTTTATACCTGGTGGAGCCTAACTGATTTGGAAATGGGATATTATAGCCGGTGAAAAGCCTATTGCCTTTTCCGAACCCTGCTGTGTTCCCCTTATTCAAACTTTTATATCACAAATTGAATCCATGTTTAAAAAGATATTAATTGCCAATCGTGGGGAGATAGCTCTCCGGGTGATCCGCACCTGCCGGGAAATGGGGATCAAGACCGTAGCGGTTTACTCCACGGCGGATAAAGACTCCCTGCACGTGAAATTTGCTGATGAAGCGGTTTGTATCGGGAGGCCCGCCAGTAGCGATTCTTACCTGAATATTGCGCATATCATGGCTGCAGCCGAGATCACCAATGCCGACGGTATCCACCCCGGTTATGGCTTCCTGGCTGAGAATGCCCGCTTTGCAGAGATCTGCGGCGAACACAATATCAAATTCATAGGACCCACCCCGGACCAGATCCGCTCCATGGGGGATAAGATCACTGCCAAGGAAACCATGATCAAAGCCGGCGTACCGGTGATCCCCGGCGGTGAAGGCCTGCTGGAAAGCTATGAAGAAGCCCAGGTCCTGGCCCTCGAAGTAGGATACCCCATCATCCTCAAAGCTACCGCCGGTGGTGGTGGTAAAGGGATGCGCGTAGTATGGGAAGAATCCGAACTGGAGCGCGCCTACACCACGGCCCGTGCCGAGGCAGGCGCCGCTTTCAAGAACGATGGTATCTATATGGAGAAGTTCGTGGAAGAACCACGCCATATTGAAATACAGGTGGCCGGCGATCGCTACGGCAAGGTCTGCCACCTCAGCGAAAGGGACTGCTCCATCCAGCGCCGTCACCAGAAGCTGGTGGAAGAATCCCCCTCCCCCTTCATGACCCCCGAACTGCGCCAGCGCATGGGCGAAGCCGCTATCAAAGCCGCTTCCGCTATCGGGTATGAAAGCGTGGGCACCATTGAGTTCCTGGTAGATAAGCACCGCAATTTCTACTTCATGGAGATGAATACCCGTATCCAGGTAGAACACTGCGTTACCGAGGAAGTCACCAATTTTGACCTTATTAAGGAACAGATCAAGATAGCCATGGGCGAACCCATCAGCGGCCTCAACTATGAGCCCCAGATGCACGCCATTGAATGCCGGATCAATGCGGAAGATCCCTACAATGATTTCCGTCCCAGCCCCGGCCGTATCACCACCCTGCACCAGCCGGGCGGTCATGGTATCCGCGTGGACTCGCATGTATATGCCGGCTATGTGATCCCTCCCTACTACGATTCCATGATCGCCAAGATCATCGCCGTAGCACGCACCCGTGAGGAGGCCATCAATACCATGAGCCGCGCCCTCAGTGAATACGTGATAGAAGGTATCAAGACCACCATTCCTTTCCACCAGCAACTGATGCGTAACCCGGCCTTCAGGGCGGGCGACTTCAACACCAAGTTCCTGGACAATTTTAAAATGGTGTAAGGACCTATCCCGTTCTTAACAATAACAACTGATCTTATTGGTAATAAAAAAGAGCTGCCCGTTCCCGGTGCAGCTCTTTTATTGTTCGCCTGTTCGTTTGCCTGTCTATGGATAAATGGTCTGTGGGTAAGCGCCTGCCGTATAATTGATGGTGCGTCTTTATTTAGTGCTGTCTTTGTCTTTTTCCATGATATCCGCTTTCTTTATGCCCTGCACTTTCTTGCGCAGCTCCTGCTGGTATTTCCGGTATTTCACCTGCTGATCAGCGGACAGCATGCCGTTGATCTTTTTTTGCCGCTCCTGGTACAGTTCCCGGCTTTTTTCTTTCTTCTGAGGTACGCTGAGGGTGGAATCAGCATTGACAGCCTGGTGCTGTTTCCTGAATTCCTGGTTGAGGGTCTTCCACTGCTGGCTCTGCTCTTTGCTGAGGCCCAACTCTGCTTCCAGCCCCTTTTGTTTGCCGCCGTGTTTTTGCTGTCCGGGCGCTGTTTGCCGGGGGCGGATGGTATCGCGTTTTTCCTGGGCCTGTAATACTCCTGCGCCGGTCAGTACTGCCAACGCCAATACGAGGATCTTTTTCATGTATGCTGCATTTTTTGTTTTACCAATGGCTGCTGTCAGCCATATACGGAGTATAAGACCAGGGGAATACCGGTAGGTTTAACCGGGCAGCAAAAGAATGATTGGGTGGCCAGCCGCTTCTATGGTATGGCAACAGGTTGCCCTGGTTCACTGGCCCGGGAGAGGAGGCCGTTATATAATAATTACAGGCTTTGCGCCAGCTCGTCTACCTTATCTTCTACCCCAAAAAATGACGCGAGGCGGCGGATAACGCCTTCTACCAGCGCATCGGGGCAGGAAGCGCCGCTGGTCACCAGGATATTCAGTGGGCGCTGCTGCGGCAGGTAATCGGCCGAAAGCAGCTCCTGCCTGGTATGGTAGTTATAGTGCAGGATATTGTGCTCACTTACCAGCTTTTCCTCCGAGTTAATAAAATAGGTAGGTAGTTTAGCCTCGCAAAGCTCTACCAGGTGAGTGGTATTGGAAGAATTATAACCACCTACCACGATGGCCAGATCGGCCGGTGTTTCCAGCATATGGACCATGGATGTCTGGTTGTCGTTGGTGGCATAACAAAGGGTATCCCGTGTATCGGCAAATCGTTCGCCAATGGTATTGTCGGCCAGCTGGAAATACTGCCGGATGACTTGCTTCAGGTAATCAGCAATGGCCTGGGTATCGGTGGCCAGCTGCGTGGTCTGGTTCACTACACCGATCCGCTGCAGGTCCCTGGCGGCGTCAAAGCCAGGTGAATAGCGGCCGGCAAAGGCTTCATAAAATCCTTCTGCCGGTTTTTCGCCGGTGATATATTTCGCCAGCTCAATGGTCTCGGCCATATCGTTCACTACTACGGAAGGTGCATTCTGTGCGGCATGCGAAAAAGTGGCCCTGGTTTCCTCATGTTTGGGCTTGCCATGGATCACAATGGTATACCCTTTCTTCGCTATCTGCTCACTGCGGTTCCAGACTTTTTCCACGAAGGGACAGGTAGTATTGTATTTCTCGGTAGGGATACCCAGCTCATTGAGCTTTTGCTCTATGTCCAGCGTAGTGCCAAAAGCGGGGATGATGACCACATCATCCGCTGTCAGCGATTCAAAAGAGATCAGCTGTTTGCCGTAGGTGTCCTGCAGGAACTGTACGCCGCGTTCTACCAGGTCGGCATTGACCTGCGGGTTGTGGATCATTTCGCTGAGCAGGAAAATACGTTTGCCGGGATTTTCTTCTATTGTGCGGAAAGAAATTTCAATGGCGTTCTCTACACCATAGCAGAAACCAAAATGGCGGGACAGGTAGATCTTCAATGGGCCCATGTCCAGGAGGGTAGGCGTAAAATCCTTTTTCATCCTGTCCTCCTGCTTCCGTTTGTTCTTGACGGCGCTGATCAGGGGACTACGGTAAATGATCGGGACATTGAAGGTCTTCATGGGGTCAAAGTTAGTATATTCGCGGCATGCAGCGTCGATTTACACCTGTCCCATGGTTCAGCCATGCCAGCCTCTATGAAGTCAATATCCGCCAGTACACACCGGAAGGAACTTTTAACGCTTTTGCCCGGCACCTGCCCCGCCTGGCGGATATGGGGATACAGATCCTCTGGTTCATGCCCGTCACTCCTATCAGCCAGCAAGGCCGTAAAGGCGAATTAGGCAGCTATTATGCCTGTTCTGATTATGTAGCTACCAATCCTGAATTTGGCAGCCTGGAAGATTTTAAGGCAATGGTCAGCCAGGCCCATGCCCTGGGTATGAAGGTCATCATTGACTGGGTAGCCAACCATACCGGTCTGGACCATGTATGGACCCAAACAAGTCCCGGTTTCTACAAGCAGAATGCCGACGGTAAATTCTATGATACACACGGCTGGGATGATGTGATAGACCTCAACTACTACGATCAGCCCATGCGGCAGGCCATGATTGACGCCATGGCCTTCTGGGTCCGGGAAGCAGGCATTGACGGCTTCCGCTGTGATATGGCCCACCTGGTGCCGCGCGATTTCTGGCAGCAGGCCCGTACTTCCCTTGATCCGCTGAAACACCTGTTCTGGCTGGCGGAAACGGAAGACCTGCACTACCTGGAGGTCTTTGACTGCTGTTATGCCTGGCGCTGGATGCACCTCACGGAAAAATTCATCAAAGGGGATGTGGATACCAGGAGCCTGGTAGAGCTGCTCAACAGCTACGAGAAAGAATTCCCGTATAATACCTGCCCTCTCTTCTTCACCAGCAACCATGATGAGAACAGCTGGAACGGTACCGAATATGAAAAATATGGCGATGCCGCCCATATACTGGCCGTACTATCCTGCACCTGGGACGGGCTGCCCCTGATCTACAGCGGACAGGAACTGCCCAATCATAAGCGACTGAAATTCTTTGACAGGGATCCCATTGAATGGGGCAGCGGGCAACCGGCCCTGCATGATTTTTACAAAGCCCTGCTACAGCTGCGGCTGCGGCATCCGGCCCTGCAGGCTGGCAGGGATGCCAACCCCCAATGGCTCAGCACCAATGCCGGCGGTGCAGCCCTGGCCTGGGTACGCAAGGCCGGCGATCGCCGGGTGATCACCATCCTGAATTGCTCCAAAGACCTGCTCCTGCTGCAACTACCCGGTGTGAGCGGTCTATTCACCAATATCTTTGACGGTACGGTGCATTCCCTGGATCCGGAAACCGCATTGCCGCTTGACGGCTGGCAGGCCCTGGTGCTGGCGGATTAAGCGCATTCAAACATACTTCCATAAAAAAATCCCCGGCGTTCTGCCGGGGATTTTTTTATGCATTGCGCTGCAGATTATTTCGCATTCATATTGATCACGATGGGGTATACTCCTTCATAGCCAGGATAGATACCTTCCAGTTTCACGGAGCCCGTAGCCTTTTCGAGGATAGCGGACAACTCGCTCACGGATTTCACTTCCTTGCCATCGGCTTTCAGGATCACATAACCTTCCTGTACCCTAACCTTGCTGAAGATACCGGTAGCGCCAATGGATTTGATCACTACACCGCCGTTAATGCCCAGTTCTTTTGCATCTTCCTTGCTTAAAGTAGCCAGGTCGGCGCCGAGCTTATCAAGGTTGGACACTTTAACGAGGTCGGTATTGCCTGCATCATTGCGGAGGGTAACGGTGGTAGTACTTTCTTTACCGTCGCGGCGATAGGTAACGGTCACTTTATCGCCAGGGCGGTAAGTGGCTATCTGGCCTACCATTTCAGCACCGGACAGTACAGGGAAACCATTGATCTTGGTGATGAAGTCGCCGGTCTTGATACCAGCTGCGGAAGCTGCGCCATCTTTGACGGCTTCCAGCACATAGATGCCATCGCCTTCTTTCACACCCCTGCGTGTTCTTTCTTCATCGCTCAGGGATTCAGGGGCATACTGGATGCCCAGGTAAGCGCGCTGAACGGTGCCATGCTTCATGAGGTCGGCCACAATCTTCTTCACAATATTCACCGGGATGGTGAAAGAGTAACCGGCATAAGCGCCCGTGGGGGAAGCAATGGCAGAATTGATCCCGATCAGTTTGCCATCTGTATTCACCAGGGGACCACCGCTGTTACCGGGGTTCACGGCAGCATCTGTCTGGATGAAAGATTCTACGGGAGTATTGCTCTGGCGGCGGTTGATATCCAGGGTCCGGCCTTTGGCGCTCACGATACCGGCAGTCACGGTTGTTTCCAGTGAAAGCGGGTAACCGATAGCCAGCACCCATTGGCCAACGCGCACATCATCAGAGTTGGCATAGAGCAGGAAGGGCAGGCCCTTGGCTTCTATCTTGATCACGGCCAGGTCGCTGCTGGGGTCAGCGGCTACCAGTTTGGCCTTGAAAGATTTTTTGTTGTTGAGGGTCACATTGATCTCATCGGCGCCATCCACAACGTGGTTATTGGTGACAATGTATCCGTCCTCACTGATGATGGCGCCGGAGCCGGAAGCCTGCTGGGGTACAGAACGCATACGGGGTCCGAAGAAATCATCGAGGTCCATATCAAACATGTCGCTGAACGGGCTCCTGCTGCGGGGCAGGTTGTTAGTGGCCGTACGGGTCACTTTTGTTTTGATGTGAACAGTAGCGGGAATAGCGGCATTTGCAGCTGCGCCAAAATCCACGGGGGCGGCGTCTCCGCCCTGACCGTTGAAGCCGGCGTAGTTGGCAGGCACCTTACCGGTATCATTATTATCGTTCTGATACACGTAAGTCCCGCTCCTGGAGAAGTGATTATAGCCCCACAACGTAGCAACAGTGGTACCGGCACTGAGCATTACAACGGCTACGACTTGTTTGAAATTCATATTTTCTGGGATTTAGAATTGTTGTTAAAAATAACAATAGCGTTTCAAATTACATGCCTAAGCACAAACAAATTAACGCAGGAAAACCCATTCAGTTAACGCCGCCGGCTTGTTTAACAATTAATTTACTAAAGTCTTCGTACTTGCTGCGCGTAAGACTAAGACACTGAAGGACTTCCTGTCATAAATCCAGTAAAAATTGCAGGGTATCCACGCCATCTGCATAATCTGTCAGGGAAGGGAGCTGGGCCTGCCCGAAAGCGAGCAGTCCGGCGCCGGCCAGGCATTGCAGGTCCTTACTTTCCTGCAGGCTGTTGATCACTGCGGCGGGATCCGAATAGGTTTCATAATTGACCTGGCTGATAGGGGAGAACAAGGATTGCTCTTCTACCAGCAGCACGGAACTATTGGTCATATAGTACTGCTTGTTAAGGATCAGGAGGGCCAGCTGGTAATCGTAGTTATTGCGGTATTTGTGTTCATCCGCCAGGTAGTTGTATTTATTAAAAGCATCCAGCAGGGGCACAAAATCATACGCCTGCGGCACATAGAGCTTGGTGATATTGCGGCAGCCCAGGCCAAAATATTCATGAACATCATCTGCCAGCCTGTCCAGTTCTTCGGCAGATTCCTTTCCCGTAAGCAGGGCTGCTGAGGTCCGGTTGCGGCGGATAATATGCGGGTATTTGGCAAAATAATAGTCAAAATAGCGGGCAGAGTTATTGCTGCCGGTAGCTATATAGGCATCACAGCCTTTGAGCAGGGTGGAGAACTGGATCAGCGATTGGGTTTCCGGCGCCCATTCCCAGCATTTATGGACCAGGTGTTTTATCAGGGTCTCATCTTTGGAAGAGGCTTTGATGGTCTGGCGGTGGCCGCTGATGAACACGCAGAGCAGGTCATGAAAACCTACCAGGGGAATATTCCCCGCCATTACCAGCCCGATATTTTTGGGCGAAGGCTGGGTAGCCGGTACCCGGTAGCGGGCAACCCAGGCAGTCAGCAGCTCTTTTTGCAGGAAGGCTTCGGCTATCCGGGTAGTGGCCAGCTCAATAAAGGCGGGCGTGAACCAGGCGTTCTCCCGGTGGGCTCTCTGCTTCACTGACAGCCACTCCTCATTGTCTGATAACAGGTACTGGCCCAGCCTTTCCAGTAAATCAAGCCGTTGTTCTAAAGTCATTAGATTGTATATTTGTGGGTGCAAAAATAACTGTATCACCCCATTTAAAACTATAGCAGCATATGTCGATAAAAATAACAGATGAATGTATCAACTGCGGAGCCTGCGAACCGGAATGTCCCAATAATGCTATCTATGAAGGGGGAGTGGAATGGGCAATTACAGATGGCACTTCTGTTAAAGGACCGTTCACCCTGCTGGACGGCTCGGTAACGGATGCGGACGAACGGCATGCCCCTATCAGCGTGGATACTTACTTTATAGTTCCCAATAAATGCACTGAATGCCAGGGTTTTCACGAAGAACCCCAATGTGCGGCTGTTTGCCCGGTAGACTGCTGCGTACCCGATGAGCTGTACGAGGAAACCGTGGAAGAACTGATGCTGAAGAAGGAAAAACTGCATGTCTGACCATTAAAATGTGCAGAACTTCCTGCCTGAAAACTTGACTTCGGCGGCCTGATTTCGTAACTTAGAAGTACACAATAGTGAATGTAGCCTTAGCTGCTACTTACTTCAGGCGGGTGATATTTCCCGCTGTTAAAGGTGAAGGAATAACGACCTTCACCTTTTTTCATAAACTATTCCGCCAGCCCACCTTTTTTCGTTTATTTGCTGAAAATTAAAAAAGCGAATGAAGCCTGTTATCGCATTTGTTACAGGAGGTTATTCTTCTGAAGCCGTGATCTCCTATAAAAGTGCCATTACCATCCAGCAGCATATTGACCGGGACAGGTATGAAGCCTATACCATTGATATTACGCCCCGGGGCTGGTTCTATACAGATGACCAGGGCATGAAGACCGAGGTCAACCGGGCTGATTTCACCCTGCCGCTGGGCGGCAGGATCATTCATTTTGACGCCGTACTTATCGGCATTCATGGTACGCCGGGGGAAGACGGTAAACTGCAGGGGTATTTTGACCTGCTGAATATTCCCTACACTTCCTGCGATGCCGCCAGCTCCGCCATCACATTTAACAAAAGATATACAGTGGCCGTGGCCGCCTTTGCCGGCATCCATGTGGCCCGCTCCGTTCATATCTTCCGCCACAGCCCGCTGGCCCCGGAAGCCATTCTGCAACAGCTGAACCTGCCCGTTTTTGTAAAACCCAATAACGGCGGCTCCAGTATCGGCATGAGCAAAGTACAGCAGCCGGAAGATCTGGCAGGCGCTTTGCAAAAGGCTTTCCAGGAGGACGACCAGGTGCTGGTGGAGGAATTCATTTCCGGCCGGGAATTTACTGTAGGCGTTCTGCGCCGGGGCGATGAGATCATTGTATTGCCTATTACAGAAGTACGGACCCACCGGGATTTCTTTGATTTCCAGGCCAAGTATGAAGGCGACAACGAAGAGATCACGCCAGCGGAAATAGCCGAGGCAAAGGCCAATAATATCCGGGCGGCCGCCCGCCGGATCTATGCCAGCCTGAACTGCCGGGGCGTAGTGCGTATTGATTTTATTTACAATGAAGCCCAGGATGCTCCCTATATGCTGGAGATCAATACCGTGCCCGGCCAGAGTGAGGCCAGCATTGTTCCCCAGCAGGTGAAGAAGATGGGCTGGAGCCTGAAAGAGCTTTATAGCGTGCTGATCGAAGAGGCGCTGCAACGTAAAACAGCAGCTCCTGCCAAAGACCAGGGCTCAGGCTATTTTTAGAGACAGTTTTGATGGACGCCTTTGCTTTGTCCTGCGTGCCAATCAGCGCCAATGGCCGTAAGCCAACCGGAATAAACATATTCACTAAAATACAGACGCGTGTTTAAATTCATTACGGGAAAACCACTGTGGGCCAATATACTCTTTGCATTGGGGATCATAGTGGTGATACTGTTCATTTTCCTGCAATCGCTCAACCTCCTGACCAAACATGGCCATACGCTTACTATCCCGGCAGTGACCGGCAAATCGTATGATGAGGCCAAAAAGATACTGGAGGAAAACGGGTTTGATGTAGAGATCCAGGATTCAACCTATAACGATACAGCCGCCGCCTTATCCGTGCTGCGGCAGTTTCCGGATGCAGACGAGGTGGTGAAGGTGAACCGTACCGTCTATCTCACCATCAACCGCGCTGTTCCGCCTACCATTGAAATGCCTAACCTGGAAGGGCTCAGCTTCCGCAGTGCGGAGATCGCCCTGCAGCAATATGGGCTGAACCTGGGAGATACAACCTATAAGCCGGACTTTGCCAAGAACTCAGTACTGGAGCAGCACCTGAACGGGCAGCGCATCAAGGCAGGCACCAAACTGCCGATGGGCAGCGCCATCTCGCTGGTGCTGGGCAGTGGCCTGGGCAGTGATGAATTCACGGTGCCGGACCTCACCGGTATGACCTACAACGAAGCCCGTATCCTGATGGAATCCATTGGCCTGAGCTTCGGCGTTGTTTTGCCTGATGGCGATGTACGGGATACTTTAAATGCATATATTTACCGGCAGGACCCCGAGCGCTTTACGCCGGACCAGCAGTTAAACCGCATCCGTCAGGGCCAGTCAGTGGATATATTCCTGGGCATTAAAAAGCCGGTACGCCCGGTGGATTCCCTGCCCGCATCTTCCACGCAGCCTGCTGATTACTGATAACAGCCATTATTCAATCTATTCATAATACCCATCATCGTATGCAAAATATTACACCGGAAGAACTGAAAGCCCGCCTCGACAAAGGTGAAACTGTTAACCTGGTGGATGTGCGTGAGCCCCATGAACATGATGAGTTCAATATTGGCGGCCAGCTGTTGCCCCTGGGTGAGATCAGGAATTTCCAGGTTGATGAGCTGGAACCGCTGAAAGAGCAGGAAGTGATTGTTTACTGCCGCAGTGGTAACCGCAGTGGCCAGGCAGCCATGCTGCTGGAAACAATGGGCTTCCAGGATGTCAAGAACCTCACAGGTGGCATGCTGCTCTGGCAGGAGAAGTTTGGCGGCAATTAATCCCTTTTATTTATTGTTTTACCGGATACTGACAACCGGCGGCGTTACCAGGTCGTTGAGCAGCTGGTTGACTGTATTGGTATTGACCTTCCCGTCGTGTATATAATACCGGTAGCCGGAGCGATAGAGCTCACCCGGGTTGATGCTGAAGGCGCCATCCACTACGGGTGAATACACAAAGTAGGGCATAGTAGGATGTACCCGGATGGCCTGAGGATACCTGAAATTATCAGGAAAGCCCAGCACCGTGGCGCCTACGAGAGCTTTGTTGACCGTTCCGGAAGCATCTACCCAGCGCACATGGGTATGGTTGGCGGCTGAATCTTTCTTCCCCTCGCTGGTCAGCAGCTGCCAGCGCTGTTTGAAATTCTCCTTATCATCCGGGTTCCATTCGCGGCTGCCCCGGAAGCCGAGTCCTCCATAATGATATTTGTTCAGGTACAGGGTGTCTGTGCTGGTATTGCGTTGTTCTGAGACCAGGTCGAACAGGAAGTAATGCTCAAACGGGTAAACGTTGATGGTCCAGATTTCCTGCAGCACTTCGCCGTGGGCCTTGCTTTTGTGGCGCAGCTTTACCTGCAGCTGGCCCATGACCGGTCCGCCTGTTGCTTTGATCACTTCCATATGTTCTACGGTGCCCAGGTCCTTG from Candidatus Pseudobacter hemicellulosilyticus encodes the following:
- a CDS encoding trypsin-like peptidase domain-containing protein; this encodes MNFKQVVAVVMLSAGTTVATLWGYNHFSRSGTYVYQNDNNDTGKVPANYAGFNGQGGDAAPVDFGAAANAAIPATVHIKTKVTRTATNNLPRSRSPFSDMFDMDLDDFFGPRMRSVPQQASGSGAIISEDGYIVTNNHVVDGADEINVTLNNKKSFKAKLVAADPSSDLAVIKIEAKGLPFLLYANSDDVRVGQWVLAIGYPLSLETTVTAGIVSAKGRTLDINRRQSNTPVESFIQTDAAVNPGNSGGPLVNTDGKLIGINSAIASPTGAYAGYSFTIPVNIVKKIVADLMKHGTVQRAYLGIQYAPESLSDEERTRRGVKEGDGIYVLEAVKDGAASAAGIKTGDFITKINGFPVLSGAEMVGQIATYRPGDKVTVTYRRDGKESTTTVTLRNDAGNTDLVKVSNLDKLGADLATLSKEDAKELGINGGVVIKSIGATGIFSKVRVQEGYVILKADGKEVKSVSELSAILEKATGSVKLEGIYPGYEGVYPIVINMNAK
- the accC gene encoding acetyl-CoA carboxylase biotin carboxylase subunit; translation: MFKKILIANRGEIALRVIRTCREMGIKTVAVYSTADKDSLHVKFADEAVCIGRPASSDSYLNIAHIMAAAEITNADGIHPGYGFLAENARFAEICGEHNIKFIGPTPDQIRSMGDKITAKETMIKAGVPVIPGGEGLLESYEEAQVLALEVGYPIILKATAGGGGKGMRVVWEESELERAYTTARAEAGAAFKNDGIYMEKFVEEPRHIEIQVAGDRYGKVCHLSERDCSIQRRHQKLVEESPSPFMTPELRQRMGEAAIKAASAIGYESVGTIEFLVDKHRNFYFMEMNTRIQVEHCVTEEVTNFDLIKEQIKIAMGEPISGLNYEPQMHAIECRINAEDPYNDFRPSPGRITTLHQPGGHGIRVDSHVYAGYVIPPYYDSMIAKIIAVARTREEAINTMSRALSEYVIEGIKTTIPFHQQLMRNPAFRAGDFNTKFLDNFKMV
- a CDS encoding 4-hydroxy-3-methylbut-2-enyl diphosphate reductase, with the translated sequence MKTFNVPIIYRSPLISAVKNKRKQEDRMKKDFTPTLLDMGPLKIYLSRHFGFCYGVENAIEISFRTIEENPGKRIFLLSEMIHNPQVNADLVERGVQFLQDTYGKQLISFESLTADDVVIIPAFGTTLDIEQKLNELGIPTEKYNTTCPFVEKVWNRSEQIAKKGYTIVIHGKPKHEETRATFSHAAQNAPSVVVNDMAETIELAKYITGEKPAEGFYEAFAGRYSPGFDAARDLQRIGVVNQTTQLATDTQAIADYLKQVIRQYFQLADNTIGERFADTRDTLCYATNDNQTSMVHMLETPADLAIVVGGYNSSNTTHLVELCEAKLPTYFINSEEKLVSEHNILHYNYHTRQELLSADYLPQQRPLNILVTSGASCPDALVEGVIRRLASFFGVEDKVDELAQSL
- the efp gene encoding elongation factor P, whose protein sequence is MATTADISRGLIIKLDGSLYTVVEFGENKTARAAAKVWAKLKGLDNSRSIEKTWNSGDNIFPVRVERKNYQYLYKDDSGYNFMDSETFEQIAVEEKLVDAPQFLKEAQEVSVLINTETEMPMSVELPDKIVLKVTYSEPGVKGDTATRTLKPATVETGATVNVPLFVNEGELIRVNTKTGEYVERVKE
- a CDS encoding 4Fe-4S dicluster domain-containing protein, whose translation is MSIKITDECINCGACEPECPNNAIYEGGVEWAITDGTSVKGPFTLLDGSVTDADERHAPISVDTYFIVPNKCTECQGFHEEPQCAAVCPVDCCVPDELYEETVEELMLKKEKLHV
- the accB gene encoding acetyl-CoA carboxylase biotin carboxyl carrier protein is translated as MDFKQIQELIKMINKSNIGEVTIEEKGFKLTIKQKEEPVQNVIAPIQSPIAMPAYAPAAQPQAAIPATEKPAKAAEAAADNLLTIKSPMIGTFYRSSAPGKPVFVEPGDEITPGKVVCIIEAMKLFNEIESEIKGRIVKILVDDASPVEYDQPLYLVEPN
- a CDS encoding acyl-CoA reductase translates to MTLEQRLDLLERLGQYLLSDNEEWLSVKQRAHRENAWFTPAFIELATTRIAEAFLQKELLTAWVARYRVPATQPSPKNIGLVMAGNIPLVGFHDLLCVFISGHRQTIKASSKDETLIKHLVHKCWEWAPETQSLIQFSTLLKGCDAYIATGSNNSARYFDYYFAKYPHIIRRNRTSAALLTGKESAEELDRLADDVHEYFGLGCRNITKLYVPQAYDFVPLLDAFNKYNYLADEHKYRNNYDYQLALLILNKQYYMTNSSVLLVEEQSLFSPISQVNYETYSDPAAVINSLQESKDLQCLAGAGLLAFGQAQLPSLTDYADGVDTLQFLLDL
- a CDS encoding alpha-amylase family glycosyl hydrolase, whose amino-acid sequence is MQRRFTPVPWFSHASLYEVNIRQYTPEGTFNAFARHLPRLADMGIQILWFMPVTPISQQGRKGELGSYYACSDYVATNPEFGSLEDFKAMVSQAHALGMKVIIDWVANHTGLDHVWTQTSPGFYKQNADGKFYDTHGWDDVIDLNYYDQPMRQAMIDAMAFWVREAGIDGFRCDMAHLVPRDFWQQARTSLDPLKHLFWLAETEDLHYLEVFDCCYAWRWMHLTEKFIKGDVDTRSLVELLNSYEKEFPYNTCPLFFTSNHDENSWNGTEYEKYGDAAHILAVLSCTWDGLPLIYSGQELPNHKRLKFFDRDPIEWGSGQPALHDFYKALLQLRLRHPALQAGRDANPQWLSTNAGGAALAWVRKAGDRRVITILNCSKDLLLLQLPGVSGLFTNIFDGTVHSLDPETALPLDGWQALVLAD